Proteins encoded within one genomic window of Elusimicrobiota bacterium:
- a CDS encoding type II toxin-antitoxin system VapC family toxin → MNRVLLDASGYSALFRNHPGVRRALQECGEILLSPIVLGEIRSGFLGGARLRANERELAEFLSSERVSVLPIDEETSQRYAVILHGLRRAGTPINSNDLWIAASAMQHGLTVITTDKDFERVPQIITSCFDPKG, encoded by the coding sequence ATGAACCGTGTTCTGTTAGACGCCTCCGGTTACTCCGCTTTGTTTCGGAACCATCCCGGGGTGAGAAGGGCGTTGCAAGAGTGTGGCGAGATCCTTCTTTCCCCGATTGTTTTGGGAGAAATTCGATCTGGGTTTCTTGGAGGGGCTCGGCTCCGGGCGAACGAAAGAGAATTGGCCGAGTTCCTTTCGTCCGAACGGGTTTCCGTTTTGCCCATTGATGAAGAAACGTCTCAACGATACGCCGTCATTCTTCACGGGCTTCGACGCGCGGGAACTCCCATTAATTCCAACGACCTTTGGATCGCCGCTAGTGCCATGCAGCATGGTCTCACGGTGATCACCACCGACAAGGATTTTGAACGGGTTCCGCAAATCATCACGAGCTGTTTTGACCCCAAAGGATAA
- the purH gene encoding bifunctional phosphoribosylaminoimidazolecarboxamide formyltransferase/IMP cyclohydrolase: MKKSCEISRVLISVSSKDRIVELAYGLSELGVEILSTGGTSKTLRQAELRVQEVSDLTGFPEILDGRVKTLHPKVFGGLLALRGKESHAQDMEKHGIPPIDMVVVNLYPFESICGDNSLPEEEMLEYVDIGGSALLRAASKNFRSVAPLVDPDDYVLVLEELKERGKLSVETRRRLAAKAFGHTAHYDAVIASVFRQKAQVKEFPAEIAPGLRKKADLRYGENPHQKAALYQESGTRAWGVVGAKVLQGKQVSFNNYMDCDAAWRLVSSFSNPATVVIKHNNPCGVAESESLADSFRLAYGADSLSAFGGVVGFNRAVDGETAQEMSKLFLECVMAPSFHPEAREILGKKTNLRLLEQPTILADPYEWDIRRISGGFLVQEQDAPRPLEMKVVSRRAPTPEEQMSLAFAWQVAKQVKSNAIVLARGRVTAGIGAGQMSRIDSLKVAHMKLQIPGIGIKKPLPLVLASDGFFPFRDTVDEAAKMGVSAIIQPGGSVRDEESVTSANEHGLAMVVTSVRHFRH; this comes from the coding sequence ATGAAAAAATCGTGTGAAATTAGCCGCGTACTTATTTCTGTTTCCAGCAAAGACCGCATTGTGGAGTTGGCCTACGGTCTCTCGGAATTGGGGGTTGAAATCCTTTCTACGGGGGGGACTTCCAAAACACTTCGCCAGGCTGAACTCCGGGTTCAGGAGGTTTCTGACCTCACGGGATTTCCGGAAATTTTAGACGGCCGGGTAAAAACGTTGCATCCCAAGGTTTTTGGAGGGCTTCTCGCTCTGCGCGGAAAAGAATCCCACGCCCAGGATATGGAGAAACATGGCATTCCCCCCATTGACATGGTGGTGGTGAACCTCTATCCCTTTGAGTCCATTTGCGGAGACAACAGTCTTCCCGAAGAAGAAATGTTGGAATACGTGGACATCGGGGGTTCCGCGCTCCTGCGGGCCGCCTCCAAAAATTTTCGTAGTGTGGCTCCTCTGGTGGATCCGGACGATTACGTTTTAGTTCTGGAAGAGTTGAAAGAGCGGGGGAAACTTTCGGTGGAAACCCGGCGACGTTTGGCCGCCAAGGCTTTTGGCCATACGGCCCACTATGATGCGGTGATTGCGTCTGTTTTTCGTCAGAAAGCCCAGGTGAAGGAGTTCCCCGCAGAGATTGCCCCGGGACTTCGCAAGAAAGCCGATCTGCGCTACGGGGAAAACCCCCATCAAAAAGCCGCCCTCTACCAGGAATCCGGGACACGAGCCTGGGGTGTGGTGGGGGCGAAGGTCCTTCAGGGAAAACAAGTTTCTTTTAACAATTATATGGATTGCGATGCGGCGTGGCGGTTGGTTTCTTCGTTTTCCAACCCGGCCACAGTAGTGATTAAGCACAACAATCCTTGCGGTGTCGCCGAATCGGAAAGTTTGGCGGATTCGTTTCGGTTGGCCTACGGCGCCGATTCTCTTTCTGCTTTTGGCGGGGTGGTGGGGTTCAATCGAGCGGTGGACGGCGAAACGGCTCAGGAAATGTCGAAACTTTTCCTGGAATGTGTGATGGCGCCCAGTTTCCATCCTGAAGCTCGGGAAATCCTTGGGAAAAAGACCAACCTCCGACTGCTGGAACAACCGACAATTCTGGCGGATCCCTACGAATGGGATATTCGTAGGATTTCGGGCGGGTTTTTGGTCCAGGAACAGGACGCGCCGCGTCCTCTGGAAATGAAAGTGGTTTCGCGTCGGGCTCCTACTCCAGAAGAACAAATGTCTTTGGCCTTTGCCTGGCAGGTGGCCAAACAAGTCAAATCCAACGCTATCGTTTTGGCCCGGGGACGGGTGACCGCCGGGATTGGGGCGGGCCAAATGTCACGGATTGATTCTCTTAAGGTGGCCCACATGAAACTTCAGATTCCGGGGATAGGGATTAAAAAGCCTTTGCCCTTGGTCCTCGCTTCCGATGGATTTTTCCCTTTCCGAGACACCGTGGATGAAGCGGCGAAGATGGGGGTCTCCGCCATCATCCAACCGGGCGGTAGTGTCCGGGACGAAGAAAGCGTGACATCCGCCAACGAGCACGGTCTCGCCATGGTCGTGACCTCCGTCCGCCATTTCCGCCATTGA